TTAGGGTTCGCTCAAAAATCAGTTTACAATTTTGGGAGTTAAGTCGCCTGTCTGACAAGGCGTGAAAACTTGAGGCATATCGGGATATGCCGAGTTTTCATAACGCGGTCAGGCAGGATGAATTGGCTTCCAAAATGTAAAATTATTTTTGAGCGAACCCTTAATATAAATGCGGCCGGGACAGGACGGGAACATTCCCGTCCATCCCGGAATGGATCATTTCCTGGCCCCCGCGTAGCCGATTTCGTTCAGCGAGTCCTCGATTTCCCCCAGGATCGCCGGGTCGTCTATGGTGGCCGGCATTTTGTATTCTTTGTTGTCCGCTATTTTTTTGATGGTTCCCCTTAAAATTTTTCCGGACCGGGTTTTGGGAAGGCGTTTCACCACTGTCGCGGTCTTAAAAGAGGCCACCGGCCCGATTCGGTCCCGAACCATTTGAATGACCTCTTTGATGATCTCGCCATGGTCCCTTGAGACACCCGCGTTCAAAACCAGAAAGCCCACCGGAACCTCTCCTTTCAGCGCGTCCTCCACTCCTAAAACGGCGCATTCCGCCACATCGGGATGATCCGCCAGGGCCTCCTCCATGGCGCCTGTGGAAAGCCGGTGCCCGGCCACATTGATGATGTCGTCGGTGCGGGACATCACAAAGACATACCCGTCCTCGTCAATGAACCCGGCGTCGGCGGTTTTGTAGCAGCCCGGGAACTCATCCAGGTAGGACTCAATGTAGCGCGCGTCGTCGTTCCACAGGGTGGGCAGCGCCCCGGGGGGAAGGGGCAGTTTGACCACAAGGGCGCCGATTTCGCCCGGTTTGACCGGACGGGCGTCTTTGTCCACCGCCTGGACATTCCATCCCGGCGCCGGTTTGGTGGGAGAGCCCTCTTTCACCTTCATTTTCCCCAGCCCCAGGCAGTTGGCGCAGATGGACCAACCGGTCTCCGTCTGCCACCAGTGGTCAATGACCGGAACGCCCAGTTTGTCTTCCGCCCAGTGGAGGGTGTCGGGATCCAGCCGCTCCCCGGCCAGGAAAAGGGCCTTGAAACCGGACAAATCGTATTGTTTGATCAACTCCCCGTCCGGGTCCTCGCGTTTAATGGCGCGAAACGCCGTGGGGGCCGTGAACATGGTTTTGACTTTGTGTTCGGATATGACGCGCCAGAACGCGCCGGCGTCCGGGGTGCCCACCGGTTTTCCCTCGAAAAGAACCGTGGCGCAGCCCATCAGGAGGGGGCCGTAAACAATGTAGGAATGCCCCACCACCCATCCCACATCGGAGGCCGCCCAGTACACGTCGCCGGCCTTGACGTCGTAGACGCTTTTCATGGTCCATTTCAACGCCGCCATGTGGCCCCCGTTGTCCCGGACCACGCCTTTGGGCTGGCCGGTGGTCCCGGATGTGTAGAGAATATAAAGGGGATCGGTGGACGCCACCGGAACGCAGTCATGGGGCGCGGCGTTTTCCATTTCGCGCTCCCAGTCGATGTCCCGCCCCTCTTTCATTCGGGCGGTTTCCATGGGACGCTGCCGGATCACGCATGTCTGGGGTCTGGCCCCGGGATCGGCCATCTCGATGGCCTCATCCAGGAGGGGCTTGTAGGGGAT
This sequence is a window from Candidatus Desulfarcum epimagneticum. Protein-coding genes within it:
- the prpE gene encoding propionyl-CoA synthetase (Evidence 2a : Function from experimental evidences in other organisms; PubMedId : 10411265, 10482501; Product type e : enzyme), whose protein sequence is MSELYEKTYKKSIENPGEFWAEIADDCHWDKKWDAVLDDSQKPFYRWFKGGITNTCFNALDFHIEKGRGEQTALIYDSPVTGVIQTFTYSELRDHVARFAGVMAKHGVAKGDRVLIYMPMIPEAVMAMLACARLGAIHSVVFGGFASNELATRINDARPKVIVSASCGIEVSKVIPYKPLLDEAIEMADPGARPQTCVIRQRPMETARMKEGRDIDWEREMENAAPHDCVPVASTDPLYILYTSGTTGQPKGVVRDNGGHMAALKWTMKSVYDVKAGDVYWAASDVGWVVGHSYIVYGPLLMGCATVLFEGKPVGTPDAGAFWRVISEHKVKTMFTAPTAFRAIKREDPDGELIKQYDLSGFKALFLAGERLDPDTLHWAEDKLGVPVIDHWWQTETGWSICANCLGLGKMKVKEGSPTKPAPGWNVQAVDKDARPVKPGEIGALVVKLPLPPGALPTLWNDDARYIESYLDEFPGCYKTADAGFIDEDGYVFVMSRTDDIINVAGHRLSTGAMEEALADHPDVAECAVLGVEDALKGEVPVGFLVLNAGVSRDHGEIIKEVIQMVRDRIGPVASFKTATVVKRLPKTRSGKILRGTIKKIADNKEYKMPATIDDPAILGEIEDSLNEIGYAGARK